The DNA sequence TGATGGTTTGTATTTTGCGGGTTTTGCTTTCTTCGCGGCGGCTGGGGTATCTGGATTTTTAAATCTAAACTTAAAAACCATAGATGTGACATTGCGGCCTGTTTTAATCAGTTTTGGCTTATCAATGATAATGTCAGAACATTTATTTATTTCCGCGATTGAATTCTCTATAACGTAGCGCCTGAAATGCGTGAATAGCTCATATTTGTCGCCAAGCTCAAGGCTTTCCTTCATGAATTCTATGGTTAGCTCTCTCGCACCAATCAATTTAAAAGCCATTAACCACTCGTAAAGCCTGATTGAATAAATGCCGTGCATGTCACAAACATTATTTAGGACGTAAGATATATACGGGTTTAATCTTCCGTCTATGCGGCTAATTTCGCTAATGACCCTAGGGGTAAAAACAACGCTTACAGTCCCTTGACTGTCATTGTAGCCGAACTCGGACAGCCACCTAACGCGCCTATTATCAACACCTGAAAACTCCCCAGCGGTTGAGAACTTTATATCTCTATTGTAAAAGTCTTCAGAAAAGCTTTTTAACTGTGCATAAATACTATTATCGTTAAGCCCGAAACGCGCCGAAAATTCAGTCGCCTTTATCGTTAATGGGGTTGTTTCAGAAAGACCAGTTTCAGTTTCCCGCGCCATGCAAATGGCGTATAGAAGTATTTTTTGCTCAAAAGAACTCAATCTATACCCCGCGCTAATTAAGTCTACGGTTTTAAATACGGGTAGTTTTTTGCTCATATACGCGCCAATTGTTGGTTGCTGCACATAAAACAATATATGCAAATCAGTTAACACCTACTGCACATAATAGCATATATGCAGAATCATTAACACCTACTGCACATAATAGCATATATGCAGAATCATTAACACCTACTGCACATAATAGCATATATGCAGAATCATTAACACCTACTGCACATAATAGCATATATGCAGAATCATTAACACCTACTGCACATTCACCGCAATTTTCTGCACATATCTTTATTTTTTCACCGCAATTTTCTGCACATATACCGCAATTTTCTGCACATATACCGCAATTTTCTGCACATATGACCGCAATTTTCTGCACATATGACCGCAATTTTCTGCACATATGACCGCAATTTTCTGCACATATAGCAATATAACACATTGATTTTATTGTTAAAAACAACCCCATTAAGCTGTTAAGGTTTGGTTTAAGGTTTGATTTAATCTTTTGTTAAACACATTGACCGAGATTCAGCCCTGTGGATAACTTTTAAATCAACCTATTTTTTTAAATAGTGGAGAACATAGGGGGCTTCGCCCCCCACCCTGCGGGCGGCTCCCCCCGTCATAATGAGTGCGCTAGGCGCGCACACAACGAAAAAAACAACAAACCATATCATGAGCGCGTAAACGCGCGTTTTCTTTTAAAAAAAGAAACCCGCCCCGAAAACGGCTACGATTAGATCGTC is a window from the Sulfuriferula nivalis genome containing:
- a CDS encoding replication initiation protein; amino-acid sequence: MSKKLPVFKTVDLISAGYRLSSFEQKILLYAICMARETETGLSETTPLTIKATEFSARFGLNDNSIYAQLKSFSEDFYNRDIKFSTAGEFSGVDNRRVRWLSEFGYNDSQGTVSVVFTPRVISEISRIDGRLNPYISYVLNNVCDMHGIYSIRLYEWLMAFKLIGARELTIEFMKESLELGDKYELFTHFRRYVIENSIAEINKCSDIIIDKPKLIKTGRNVTSMVFKFRFKNPDTPAAAKKAKPAKYKPSPARTGESQQQYEDRIRREYAEEEIKRIRDSQLKSLEENDSNK